CTTTCGCGAATTCCTTGCAACCCAAGTTTAACCGCTTCTTCTGGAACAAAACCAGCATAAGGGAACTCGCCGATATCTTTCAGAATCTCTTTGTACTGTTGATCTGAAGAGTCCCGTACAGCCTTGCCAAACTTGCGGTTAACGTATTTTCGAATTTCACGATAATCATCTTTCGCGCAATCAGGAATAAATACAGAGTGCGCCACTATCCCTCCTCCTTCTCCATATCAGCAAAAAAATCCTCAACACTTTGAAAATTCCCCTCGGAAATATCTTTTTTGCCAAGGTTGATAAGCTTCAGAAAAGCCATGGTTTCAATCTGTTCTTCGTAAGTACGGATGTCCATGACGACAATCTTCGCTTCCCCATTCTGCGTGACAATCAGCGGGCTCCGGTTTTCTTCAAAGTCCCTTACAATTTCGGCAGCATGTGACTTAAGGTATGATATCGGGCGTACCCTTTCTGATAGTTTCATTGTTTCTCCTGTTCATAAATATTGTGCCTCAAGACCGAATATAGGCTAAATTCAGATTCTCTCCTATCCGGATAGCAATGATACTCGAATGCAGCGCCTTCTGAAGGAAGCGCTTTGTTTTGTCCTATGTGATTTGTGGGAAGCAAAAGGCGAAGGTAAAGATCATCTACATACCTGCCATCGAAAGATGCATCAAGGAGCTGAAAAAAGGATAGCCTCCAGCTTGGTAGATTATTCTCTCTGCCAAGTTGGAGATCGGCACTCCCGGAAGCACCCAGGTTATCCCGTAGTTCTCAACCCTCCCGATATAGCGTTGATGGTCAGGAAAAGTTCGTGCAGGATGCTCTCCGCCTCTTCCGCTCGGTCACTCTCCTTGAGTTTGCGCCACTCTTTGAGGAGCTTGATCTGTTGCCGGTGCAGTATTTCCAGTCCTTCACGACGGGGGGCGATGAATTTGTTGACATTCATGCGCTGGATTTCAAGAGGCTCGGCGAAGAGCAGCTCGATGTATTTTTTTGTCCGGTGGTATTCGGCCTCAATCATGCCGAGGATGTGCTCCCGGATGGTGCTGTCGCCAACCAGTTCGGCGTACTGGTGCATGATCTGCAAGTCGGCTGATGCCATACTCGTGTCGGCATTGCTGATGATATAGCGGAGCGGCGGCCAGGCGTGGCTGCGAACGCGGATTTCATCGAAGGTATCCGGGTTTGTGGTGTGCAAATGCTCAAGTGCAGAGCCTACGCCATACCATCCCGAGAGGGAAAATCGGGCCTGGTTCCAACTGAAGACCCAGGGAATGGCCCGCAGGTCTTTGAGGCTTGTCTGGCCGCTTCGTCTGGAGGGGCGTGATCCTATTCTTGATGATTCAATAATATCAATAGGGGTTGCTTCACGGAAAAAGGCAAGAAAACCTTCAGCCTCGATCAGTTTTCGGTAGGCCTGGTTGCTTTTTTCGGAGAGCATATCCATGACCGCTTCGAGCGGGTGTGCTCTTTTTTCGTTTTTTCGCTGCCTGATCATGGCGCTGGCAACTCCGGCCATGAAGAGTTCGAGATTATAGACAGCGCTGATGCGGTTGGCATATTTCTGCGCAATGGTCTCACCCTGTTCGGTAAAGCAGATGCCGGCATGGAATGAGCCGTGGGGTTGCGCCTTGATAAAGCGGTGTGTCGGGCCTGCGCCCCGGCTGATGCTGCCGCCTCGACCATGAAAAAACAGAATATCGGTATTGCTTTTTTCGGCGGCTTCAAGCAGTGCTTCCTGGGCCCGGTAGAGCGCCCATGTGCTTGCAAAAATCCCTCCATCTTTGTTGCTGTCGCTGTATCCGATCATCACCTTTTGAACCGCTTTTGTTTTTCCGGCTTTTGTTTTCTGGTATTGAAGACTCCGTTGTGTCACAGGGTGATGAAGGAATTCCTGGAGTATCGCCGGGCTTTTTTGAAGATCTTCAATGGTTTCAAAGAGCGGGACAACGGGGAGGATGCAGGCATCTCCATCTCCGAATGGGGTCATCAGTCCAACTTCGCGGGCAAAGAGATAGATGACAAGCAGGTCAGAGGCATTTCGGGTCATGCTGACAATGAGGGAGCCGATTCCGTCGGTGCCGTACATTTTACAGTGGTTGAGCAAGACCTTGTAGCAGGCAAGCAGGGTTTCGGCTTCAGCACCGACGCTCATGTCGGGATGGGTAAAGGGACGGGGTGACTGGAGTTCCCGGTCAAGGAAGGCTCTTCTTGCTGGCTCATCCCATTCCAGAAAATCGTTGCCGTTCAGGCCCGAGGCTGTCATGAGCTGGGAGAGTGCAAGATCGTGAAAGTGGCTGTTCTGACGGATATCAAGTTTGCCAAGATGGAAGCCGAAGGTCTGCACAATCCGGTAGACCGGTACGACCTCCGTGTCGGCGATGTGCTGCGCTCCGACGTCGAGCAGTGACTGACGCAGCAGCGAAAGATCTTCAAGGAGCTCATCCGAACTGCCATATCGATCTGATTCAACGGCGATATGCAGGGCTCCCGATCTGTCAGCTTCAAGCGGAAGTGAGGCAATCATCAGGTTGAGGAACTGGCGCCATGGCTCGTGGCGGTTTCGCTGCATGGCCGCAATACTTTTATCACCCAGTTTTTGACAGAGCGTTTCGATGCGAAGGAGAAGCTCTTTGCCCGGTGGCTGGAGTCTTTCGCTGAAACTTAATTTTGATGCGAGTTGCCTGAGATGGCGCAGAACAAGTGCCAAAGCGTTCTGGCGCATATCGCCAAGGGTCTCTTCGGTCACTTCGGCAGTGACGAGCGGATGGCCATCACGGTCGCCTCCTACCCAACTGCCGAAGCTGAGGCGGGGGAGGTTGCGCGGATCAGAAAGGCTGGCTGTATGAAATCCGGTATCCCGCCATGCCTGCAGGAGGCGTTTGTCGAGCATCGGCAAGACTTCAGGAAAGATATTGTGGAGGTAGTGAATAACATTCCGTCTCTCATCCGATACCTCGGGCTTTTCGAAAAGGATCTCTCCGGTTCTCCAAAGCCGTTCTATGACCACCTTGATCTCATTGCGGATGTCGAGTTTTTCCAGTGGTGTCCACATCTGGTTTTCCCGCTGTACCAGAAGCAGGTAGAGCTGACGGTGCTGTTCAAGAACGGTTTTTCGTTTTGCTTCGGTTGGATGTGCGGTCAGAACGGCGTCGATGGAGACCTCCGGCAGCAGGTTACCGATCTCCTTTTCTGTGATTCCACGCTCTCTGAAGCGCAGCAGGGTTCTCCCCCAGAGCCCGGTGAGGTGCGCCAACCCCTGTTCAGCTTCGAGCATGCGTCGGTTCTGGGCCGCCGAGTTCTCTTCAGCCATATTGAGAAGTTGAAAAAAAATGGAAAACGCCTGAAGGGCGCGTTCACTGTTGGGATAGCGTTCAAGAGGGATACTCCTGTTTTCCGAGGGAAGGTGCTCTGCAAGTTCATCTTCTCCAAGGTCGCGCAGTACCTCCTGAAAACAGAGGAGGAGAAAAAGAAAGTCGCGTTCCGCTTTTTCGAAATCGATGACACTGCTGGTTGTGGTGATCATAAGACAACGATAATTCTTTTTGTGAAACAGCTTTCTTCAGTATTCGAAAAAATCACCTGAGTTACAAATGAGGTACCTGTTTTTTGAAGGGAGCATTTTTCCCGTCAGTGATCTGCTTTTTTGGTTACTCAGAAGATTACTGTTGCTGATCGCAAGCTTTTTACGCTTTCTGTTTGTCGTCTTTACTATTTATGCTTATCTTGACCTATAATTTTCTGGGTAAGCCACTAACACCTAACTCATTACCAGTTATGGACAACAAATCAAATGGTAAGCTTGTTGCTTTAGCCGCAGGCGGGGCTGTCTTAATGGGGGCTTTGTTTTTCGGGTTGTCATTTTTAACCGGGTATACGTTACCGGCAGCAAATCTTTCCGAGGCGCTGACTCCGTTAAGTTCCTTTGCAGGGTGGTTTTTGCTGATTTTCTGTTCCTCGCTTATCATCATGGGACTTGGCAAGATGTCGGCGAGAATCAGTTCAAAGTGGTTTTTAAGTTTTCCTCTCAGTATCATTGCCATTGTTGCGGTGATGTTTGCTTCGCTCTGGTTTCGTCCGTCAGGTATCCTGATGTCTACCACGGGCCGTACCGTTACGCTTGATGGCAAGTATATCCGTTCCGTTGATGAGTTGACAGCCTATCTCTCAAAGCCTGTCTTGTCGGCAAACGTTCCTGTTGCTCCTGCCGGTTTCGACTTCGATGCGGCAAAGGCTCTCTGGAATGATAAGTGTAATGCCTGTCACACGCAGGAGTCCACAATGGATGTCTTCAGAACCAAGTACAAGAAGACTGGTAAGATTGATATCATTGTCAAACGTATGCAGGCTTATCCGACATCGAAAATGACGGATGAGGATTCCAGAATCATTATGATGTATATGAACGAAAAGCTCTGAGAGCAACCGCGTTTCTTTTCTCTTTATAAAAAAGCCTCAGAGTGCTGCTCTGGGGCTTTTTTATGATGCGCCTTTTCAGAGTGTTTGACTGTAGTTGACGCTCACGGTTTCGGTTATTCCGCCTCTTGCTCTCCATTCGGTTATCACGCTGAGCGATCTTGGCTGAAGCAGGGTAACAAGATCGTCAAGGATCCTGTTGGTGATATTTTCGTAGAAAATGCCTGCGTTGCGGAACTCAAGAAAATAGTATTTCAGCGATTTCAGTTCAATGCAGCTTTTATCGGGCACGTAGCGGATGGTAATGGTTCCGAAATCAGGAAGTCCGGTTTTGGGGCAGACGGAGGTAAATTCCGCATTGACGATTTCAATGGTGTAGTCTCTGTCGGGGAAGCTGTTATCGAAGAGTTCAAGAAGATCTTTTTTCATTCGGTTATTGTTTTTTTTGGGATTTATTTTTCAGGTTGTGTTCGCTGCAAGCGCTCATTTCGCTGCAAAATAAAAATCCGGGGCGATTTTTCGGTAAGTTGAAGTTTGCTTTTTTGTTTTTTCTCGAAGTAAATAGCATTGCAATTATGGGAATATCCAGAGATGGCGAGGGTTTGGAACTGCAACGGCTCTACGATACGTTGGCAGCGGAGTATGATCTTGCTGAAACCAGCTATATCTTTGGTGAGCAGCCATTCCGTTTTCTGAGTGTTCTCGACAGTTATGCACTTCTTGACCGGATTTCACCTGAAGAGTTTGTCAAGGATGAGCAGATGCCTTATTGGGCGGAAATATGGCCATCAGCAATAACACTCTCCTCATTTATTGCCGATGAGCTTCCGCTTGAAGGATTGCGCGTGATTGAAATCGGAGCCGGTGTCGGTATGGCTTCGGTTGTTGCAGCCTGGAAAGGCGCCAGTGTTCTGGCTACAGACTACTCGCTTGAAGCGCTTCGGTTTGTCCGTTATAATGCCTTGAAAAACAGGGTGAAGCTTGAAAGTGAGAGGCTCGACTGGAGGCTTGTGCAGTGCAGTGAGCGCTTTGATCTTCTTTTTGCTGCCGACGTGCTTTATGAGCGGGTGAACCTGCTTCCCATTGTCACGGCGATTGATAAACTGCTTAAACCCGATGGCGTTGCTTATCTTGCCGATCCGCGAAGAAGGCTCGCTGAGCAGTTTCTTGAGCTGGCTGCTGAAAATAATTTCCTGATAACCCCATTTCAGAGGAAGTACAGTGGAGGCTCAAAAACAGTTGCGGTGAATATTTATAAAATGCAACGGCAATCAACCGATAGATGATACACATGGAGGAGAAGTTTTCTGTTTGCTGGCGCTATCATGCTGGCCAGGGAGCGCTTGTCTGGCAACTTATGTTTACTCCGGCAGGTGACCTTGTCGGGCAAAAGCGCTTTTCCGGCAGTCGGCAGGCGCTCTTTTTCTGTATTGATACGCTGAGCGGGATGGTTATCCGCGATGACTATCTCTTTTTTGAGCATCACCACTCCTCTTCTGCTATAGAAGGGGGGCTTACACTCCTCGAAACAACGATCGGGAAT
The DNA window shown above is from Pelodictyon phaeoclathratiforme BU-1 and carries:
- a CDS encoding type II toxin-antitoxin system RelE/ParE family toxin, whose amino-acid sequence is MAHSVFIPDCAKDDYREIRKYVNRKFGKAVRDSSDQQYKEILKDIGEFPYAGFVPEEAVKLGLQGIRERLVGQTRVIYEIGVRDVYVHMFVSTRRDFMTMLTDRLLKD
- a CDS encoding type II toxin-antitoxin system Phd/YefM family antitoxin produces the protein MKLSERVRPISYLKSHAAEIVRDFEENRSPLIVTQNGEAKIVVMDIRTYEEQIETMAFLKLINLGKKDISEGNFQSVEDFFADMEKEEG
- a CDS encoding phosphoenolpyruvate carboxylase — encoded protein: MITTTSSVIDFEKAERDFLFLLLCFQEVLRDLGEDELAEHLPSENRSIPLERYPNSERALQAFSIFFQLLNMAEENSAAQNRRMLEAEQGLAHLTGLWGRTLLRFRERGITEKEIGNLLPEVSIDAVLTAHPTEAKRKTVLEQHRQLYLLLVQRENQMWTPLEKLDIRNEIKVVIERLWRTGEILFEKPEVSDERRNVIHYLHNIFPEVLPMLDKRLLQAWRDTGFHTASLSDPRNLPRLSFGSWVGGDRDGHPLVTAEVTEETLGDMRQNALALVLRHLRQLASKLSFSERLQPPGKELLLRIETLCQKLGDKSIAAMQRNRHEPWRQFLNLMIASLPLEADRSGALHIAVESDRYGSSDELLEDLSLLRQSLLDVGAQHIADTEVVPVYRIVQTFGFHLGKLDIRQNSHFHDLALSQLMTASGLNGNDFLEWDEPARRAFLDRELQSPRPFTHPDMSVGAEAETLLACYKVLLNHCKMYGTDGIGSLIVSMTRNASDLLVIYLFAREVGLMTPFGDGDACILPVVPLFETIEDLQKSPAILQEFLHHPVTQRSLQYQKTKAGKTKAVQKVMIGYSDSNKDGGIFASTWALYRAQEALLEAAEKSNTDILFFHGRGGSISRGAGPTHRFIKAQPHGSFHAGICFTEQGETIAQKYANRISAVYNLELFMAGVASAMIRQRKNEKRAHPLEAVMDMLSEKSNQAYRKLIEAEGFLAFFREATPIDIIESSRIGSRPSRRSGQTSLKDLRAIPWVFSWNQARFSLSGWYGVGSALEHLHTTNPDTFDEIRVRSHAWPPLRYIISNADTSMASADLQIMHQYAELVGDSTIREHILGMIEAEYHRTKKYIELLFAEPLEIQRMNVNKFIAPRREGLEILHRQQIKLLKEWRKLKESDRAEEAESILHELFLTINAISGGLRTTG
- a CDS encoding photosystem P840 reaction-center cytochrome c-551 — encoded protein: MDNKSNGKLVALAAGGAVLMGALFFGLSFLTGYTLPAANLSEALTPLSSFAGWFLLIFCSSLIIMGLGKMSARISSKWFLSFPLSIIAIVAVMFASLWFRPSGILMSTTGRTVTLDGKYIRSVDELTAYLSKPVLSANVPVAPAGFDFDAAKALWNDKCNACHTQESTMDVFRTKYKKTGKIDIIVKRMQAYPTSKMTDEDSRIIMMYMNEKL
- the queF gene encoding preQ(1) synthase, whose translation is MKKDLLELFDNSFPDRDYTIEIVNAEFTSVCPKTGLPDFGTITIRYVPDKSCIELKSLKYYFLEFRNAGIFYENITNRILDDLVTLLQPRSLSVITEWRARGGITETVSVNYSQTL
- a CDS encoding class I SAM-dependent methyltransferase, which produces MGISRDGEGLELQRLYDTLAAEYDLAETSYIFGEQPFRFLSVLDSYALLDRISPEEFVKDEQMPYWAEIWPSAITLSSFIADELPLEGLRVIEIGAGVGMASVVAAWKGASVLATDYSLEALRFVRYNALKNRVKLESERLDWRLVQCSERFDLLFAADVLYERVNLLPIVTAIDKLLKPDGVAYLADPRRRLAEQFLELAAENNFLITPFQRKYSGGSKTVAVNIYKMQRQSTDR